The following proteins are co-located in the Mobula birostris isolate sMobBir1 chromosome 26, sMobBir1.hap1, whole genome shotgun sequence genome:
- the LOC140188215 gene encoding gamma-interferon-inducible lysosomal thiol reductase-like yields MRVEGILSCLLLLVVGEAGGVPACTYPPALWCSSYRIASACQVLDQCLESKQLGSADPVQVSLYYESLCGACRGFLVLQLFPTWLMLNDVMSVTLIPYGNAMEKNESGKWIFTCQHGEDECTGNLIEACLMHTLQDLERYFPVIFCMESASNVLSAAPLCLKVYEPNVTWSVIEECVKGDLGNKLMHKNAERTSALSPPHQYVPWILVNGKHTQELEAQAVNSLFNLVCNTYKGKKPMACELADGRSSFPQCMAPLK; encoded by the exons ATGAGAGTGGAAGGGATCCTGAGCTGCCTGCTGCTGCTGGTGGTGGGCGAGGCTGGCGGGGTACCCGCCTGTACTTATCCGCCGGCGCTGTGGTGCAGCTCGTACCGGATCGCCAGCGCCTGTCAG GTGCTAGACCAGTGTCTGGAGTCCAAACAGCTGGGGTCCGCTGATCCTGTCCAGGTCAGCCTATACTATGAGAGTCTCTGCGGAGCGTGTCGAGGCTTCCTTGTGCTGCAGCTTTTCCCCACCTGGCTGATGCTGAACGATGTGATGAGCGTCACTCTCATCCCATATGGAAACGCTATG GAGAAAAATGAAAGTGGAAAGTGGATTTTCACCTGTCAGCATGGCGAGGACGAATGTACCGGAAACTTGATTGAG GCTTGCTTGATGCACACCCTCCAGGACCTTGAACGATACTTCCccgtcattttctgcatggaatCAGCATCCAATGTGCTTTCAGCTGCTCCGCTG TGTCTAAAAGTTTACGAGCCCAATGTCACCTGGAGTGTTATCGAAGAATGTGTCAAAGGCGACTTGGGAAACAAGCTGATGCACAAGAATGCAGAACGAACTTCAGCGCTGAGCCCGCCCCACCAGTACGTTCCCTGGATCCTGGTCAACGGG AAACACACCCAAGAGTTGGAGGCCCAGGCTGTAAATTCTCTGTTTAACCTAGTGTGTAACACTTACAAG